The following are encoded in a window of Thermodesulfobacterium geofontis OPF15 genomic DNA:
- a CDS encoding cytochrome c3 family protein — MKKIKNLKSLGMLILLGFLFGIIGFLNKGITQETKTERSFYESSLHYYAHGMAYWYSKENGGLETLTGIPYDNLACNQCHAKTCDRCHKVEMDGKLAYSVKKAKSTENCLSCHGRHKTMLSILKSEEVKDVHFSKGMECMNCHTQKDIHGDGKRYISMREKGAMDIKCENCHPERPETISHKIHKDKLDCTACHVRQVITCASCHMDTFIKTGKRVSIPLKNWVFLINYDGKVVSGNIQTFVVNKNKTFIIFAPYYSHDAVKQGRKCEECHATDIVKKVNTGEIEITWIENGNLTNLKGVIPIVEGVEYKNAYMEYVDGKWIPLKDPEKPLSQFVVFGKPLTKDQLKKLMLPFKSEK; from the coding sequence ATGAAAAAAATAAAAAATTTAAAATCCTTAGGAATGTTAATTTTATTAGGGTTTTTATTTGGGATAATAGGCTTTTTAAATAAAGGTATTACTCAGGAAACTAAAACTGAAAGGTCCTTTTATGAATCAAGTTTACACTATTATGCTCACGGGATGGCCTATTGGTATAGTAAAGAAAATGGAGGTTTAGAAACCCTTACAGGGATACCCTATGATAACCTTGCCTGTAATCAATGTCATGCAAAAACCTGTGATAGATGTCATAAAGTAGAGATGGACGGGAAATTAGCTTATTCAGTTAAAAAAGCAAAATCTACGGAAAATTGCCTTAGTTGCCATGGAAGACATAAAACAATGTTAAGTATATTAAAAAGTGAAGAAGTTAAAGATGTACACTTTTCAAAAGGAATGGAATGTATGAATTGTCATACTCAAAAAGACATTCATGGAGATGGCAAAAGATATATATCTATGAGAGAAAAAGGAGCAATGGATATAAAATGTGAAAATTGTCATCCAGAAAGACCTGAAACAATCTCTCATAAAATTCATAAAGACAAACTTGACTGTACAGCCTGCCATGTTCGTCAGGTTATAACCTGTGCAAGTTGTCATATGGATACATTTATAAAAACAGGTAAAAGAGTTTCTATACCTCTTAAGAATTGGGTTTTCCTTATAAATTACGATGGAAAGGTTGTCTCTGGGAATATTCAAACCTTTGTAGTTAACAAAAATAAAACCTTTATAATCTTTGCTCCCTATTATAGTCATGATGCAGTTAAACAAGGAAGAAAATGTGAAGAATGCCATGCAACAGATATAGTAAAAAAAGTTAATACTGGAGAAATAGAAATTACTTGGATTGAAAATGGGAACCTAACTAATTTAAAAGGTGTTATTCCTATAGTAGAAGGTGTTGAATATAAAAATGCCTATATGGAATATGTAGATGGAAAATGGATTCCTTTAAAGGATCCAGAAAAGCCTTTATCTCAATTTGTAGTTTTTGGGAAGCCACTAACAAAAGATCAATTAAAAAAATTAATGCTTCCCTTTAAAAGTGAAAAGTAG
- the hypF gene encoding carbamoyltransferase HypF produces MKRHFNIRVNGIVQGVGFRPFIYRLALENNIKGYVLNDTEGVTIEAEGEEKELEKFIKAIRENFPPLAIVQEIKIEEKEVNNFKSFWIEKSRKTEKKITFIPPDTNICKDCLKEFFDPQNRRYHYPFIVCTHCGPRFSIVKDIPYDRHNTSMAEFPMCEDCKKEYEDPLDRRFHTQPTACPVCGPKLFLYKNDKTLISENINEIVEKVYQYLKEGHIVAIKGVGGYHLACDATKDEPVLKLRERKRRPFKPFALMAGSIEKVEEFLYLSPKEKEILLSKERPILILKEKKSIISKYVAPYLSYIGIMLPYTPFQYLLFSLDRDLILVMTSGNLSEEPICFKDNEAFERLSHIADYFVTYNREIIAHSDDSVMFVIKEKPFFIRRSKGFVPAPILLKKTFPVHLFASGGDLKNSFAIAKDKVVILSQYLGDLESPITQRVYQSTVEHFLKVFDVNPEVYISDMHPHYFTTAITDKLAGGKPRIKVQHHHAHIVAVMAEYEIEEPVIGVSFDGTGFGTDHKIWGSEFLIADRKEFKRMGHFSYFMLPGGEKAIKEVWRIGLSLLYQAELSIDYLPFKEGKPLNIILQMLEKKLNCPFACSIGRIFDGVSALLGICETISTEAEAAQKLEEKALKTEKFHKIELEIEERENQIIVSTEDLIRKIIELKEKKIPIPEIALSFHWAIIEASFKVVERIKEKSGIKKVILNGGAFQNRILLKGLWEKLEKAGFEVFLPQKTPLNDGGIALGQIIIGRENLSF; encoded by the coding sequence ATGAAGAGGCATTTTAATATAAGAGTTAATGGTATTGTCCAAGGAGTAGGTTTTCGTCCATTTATTTATCGTCTTGCTCTTGAAAATAATATAAAGGGTTATGTTTTAAATGATACAGAAGGGGTTACTATAGAGGCAGAAGGAGAAGAAAAAGAATTAGAAAAATTTATAAAAGCAATTAGAGAAAACTTTCCTCCACTTGCTATTGTTCAAGAAATAAAAATAGAAGAAAAAGAAGTAAATAATTTTAAAAGTTTTTGGATAGAAAAAAGCAGAAAAACAGAAAAAAAGATAACCTTTATTCCTCCAGATACAAATATATGTAAAGATTGTTTGAAAGAGTTTTTTGATCCCCAAAATAGACGCTATCATTATCCATTTATAGTTTGCACTCATTGTGGACCAAGATTTAGTATAGTTAAAGATATTCCCTATGATAGGCACAATACTTCTATGGCCGAATTTCCTATGTGTGAAGACTGTAAGAAAGAATATGAAGACCCCCTTGATAGAAGATTTCATACACAACCTACAGCTTGTCCAGTGTGTGGTCCAAAGCTCTTTTTATATAAAAATGACAAAACTCTTATTTCTGAAAATATAAATGAGATAGTAGAAAAAGTTTATCAATATTTAAAAGAGGGGCATATTGTTGCTATAAAAGGAGTTGGCGGATATCATTTAGCGTGTGATGCAACAAAAGATGAACCTGTTTTAAAGTTAAGAGAAAGAAAAAGAAGACCCTTTAAACCTTTTGCTTTAATGGCAGGCTCTATAGAAAAAGTAGAAGAATTTTTATATTTATCTCCGAAAGAAAAAGAGATTCTTCTTTCAAAAGAAAGACCTATATTAATTTTAAAAGAAAAAAAATCTATAATTAGTAAATACGTAGCTCCTTATCTTTCTTATATTGGCATAATGCTTCCTTATACACCCTTTCAATATCTCCTTTTTTCTTTGGATAGGGATTTAATTCTTGTAATGACAAGTGGGAATTTATCCGAAGAACCTATTTGTTTTAAAGATAATGAAGCCTTTGAACGTCTTTCTCATATTGCAGATTATTTTGTAACTTATAACCGAGAAATAATTGCTCACAGTGATGATAGTGTAATGTTTGTTATTAAGGAAAAACCCTTTTTTATAAGAAGATCCAAGGGGTTTGTTCCAGCTCCAATTCTTCTTAAAAAAACTTTTCCAGTTCATCTTTTTGCTTCAGGGGGAGACTTAAAAAATTCTTTTGCCATTGCTAAAGATAAAGTGGTTATCTTGAGCCAGTATTTAGGAGATTTAGAATCACCTATTACCCAGAGGGTTTATCAATCCACTGTAGAACACTTTTTAAAAGTTTTTGATGTTAATCCAGAAGTATATATATCTGACATGCACCCTCATTATTTTACTACAGCAATAACAGATAAACTTGCAGGAGGGAAACCAAGAATTAAGGTTCAGCATCACCATGCTCATATTGTAGCTGTTATGGCTGAGTATGAAATTGAAGAGCCAGTAATTGGAGTTTCCTTTGATGGAACAGGATTTGGGACAGATCATAAAATTTGGGGAAGTGAGTTTTTAATTGCAGATAGAAAAGAATTTAAAAGAATGGGGCATTTTTCTTATTTTATGCTTCCTGGAGGAGAAAAAGCTATAAAAGAAGTTTGGCGTATAGGACTTTCCCTTCTTTATCAAGCAGAACTTTCTATAGATTATTTACCCTTTAAAGAAGGCAAACCTTTGAATATTATTTTGCAAATGTTAGAAAAAAAGCTCAATTGTCCTTTTGCTTGTAGCATAGGAAGAATTTTTGACGGTGTTTCAGCTCTTTTAGGTATTTGTGAAACTATTAGTACAGAAGCAGAGGCAGCACAAAAACTTGAAGAGAAAGCATTAAAAACAGAAAAATTTCATAAAATAGAATTAGAAATTGAAGAAAGAGAAAACCAAATTATTGTTTCAACAGAAGATCTTATAAGAAAAATTATAGAATTAAAAGAAAAAAAAATACCTATTCCAGAAATAGCTCTTTCTTTTCATTGGGCAATCATAGAGGCAAGCTTTAAAGTTGTAGAAAGAATAAAAGAAAAAAGTGGTATTAAAAAAGTAATTTTAAATGGCGGGGCCTTTCAAAATAGAATCCTTTTAAAAGGTCTCTGGGAAAAACTTGAAAAAGCAGGTTTTGAAGTGTTTTTACCTCAAAAAACCCCTTTAAATGATGGTGGAATAGCTTTAGGACAAATAATCATAGGTAGAGAAAATCTATCCTTTTGA